The nucleotide window GGCTGATCGCCTCGAGCAGCTCGGCCGCGCCGACGACGCGCGGATCGGCGGAGTAGACGCCGTCGACGTCGGAGCAGATCTCGCAGTAGTCGGCGCGCAGCGCCGCGGCCAGCGCCACCGCGGTGGTGTCGGAGCCGCCGCGGCCGAGCGTCGTGACCTCGCGCTTGTACGAGACGCCCTGGAAGCCGGCCACGATCACGACCTTGCCGCGATCGAGCTCGTCCTCGATCCGGAACGGCCGGACCTCGAGGATGCGCGCGCCCGAGTGGCGATCGTTGGTCATGATGCCGGCCTGCGAGCCGGTGAACGAGATGCACTCGAGGCCGAGCTCGGTCACGGCCATCGCCAGGAGCGCCATCGACTCGCGCTCGCCGCAGGTCAGGAGCATGTCGAGCTCGCGCCGCGACGGCGATTGGCTCACCTGCCGGGCCTTGTCGATCAGCGCGTTGGTGGTCTTGCCCATCGCCGACACCACGACGACGACCTTCTTGCCGGCGGCCTTGGTCCGCGCGATGCGGGCGGCGACCAGCCGGATCTTGTCGACGTCGGCGACCGACGAGCCGCCGTACTTCTGCACCACGATTCCGGTCTGCTGGGTCACGCTGGGTTCCTCCGCGCGGCAATGTAGCAGCGTTGTCGGGGTGCGGCGCAGCGTCGGTGCTACCTTGTCGAGGTGCGCGCGCTCGTCGTGTTGTTCGCCCTCGCCGTGATCGGCTGCCACCCGGCGGCGCCGGCCCGCCCGCGCGCGCCCCTGGCCGACGCGCCCTACGAGCTGGCCGACGACCTCGACTTCGCCGAGCGCGCCGACGCGCTGTGGGCGCTGCCGCCGGGCGACGCGCGCGCGGCGCTGCGCCGCGACCTGGCCGAGGTGCTGGGCGCCCGGCTCGATCGGGCGCTGGCCGCGCGCCGCCTCGACCGCGCCGGGTCGCTGACCACCGCGCTGGCCGGGCTGTGGCAGACCGAGCCCGCGGCGCTCACCGAGCTGGCCGAGGCCCCGGGCTGGGCGGCCCGGCTCGATCGCGCGCGCAGCGGGTTCGCGCGCGGCGGCGCCGATCGCGAGGCGGCGCTGGTGCTGGTCCTGCGGCTCGGCAGCGGCCTGGGCCCGGCCGAGCGCGATCGCGCCGAGCTCGACCAGATCATCGCGTTCGCCGACGACCTCGGCGTCGCCCGGCTCGGCGCGCTCGGCCTCGGCACCGGCGCGATCGGGGTGCTGACGCCGATCGTCGAGCGCGGCCTCGCGCCCGACCTCGTCGCCCGCTACGTCGAGCTGGTGCTGGGCCGCGCCAACCAGGTCGACCAGGCGATCGGCGGCGGCGCGGCGACCCCGGCCGCGGCGCCGGCGGTCCGCGCGGCGATGGGCGCCAGCCGCGACCTGGCGATCGCGCTGGCGACGGCGCACCAGATCGAGCGCCTGGCGCCGGCGCTGGTCGGGCTGCAGGGGCTCGGCCGCGAGCGACGGCTCGATCAGCTGGCCCGCGCGGCGGCCGCGCCCGAGGCCGACGCCCGCGCCTGGGCCGCGCTGGCCGGCGCGATCCGCGCCAGCGACGGCGGCGACGACGACGCCAAGCTGCGGGCGGCGCTGACGGTGTGCCTCGACGGCCTCGTCCGGTTCCCGGACGACGCCACGCTGACCGCCGCGGCGGCGGTGTACGCGATGGAGGCCGAGCGCGTGGCCCAGCCGATCGCGCTGCTCGAGCGCGCGCGCCGCGCCGATCCCGACGACGTCGAGCTGGCCGATCGCCTGCTGCAGCTGTACCGCGAGCGCCTGGGCCGCCTGATCTACGGCGGCCGCGGCCACGCCGCCGCGGCGTGCCTGGCCGAGCTGCGCCAGCTGTACCGCGAGCTGGCCCGCCGCCACCGCGCGCACACGTGGTCGGTGAGCTGGGCCCAGGTGCTGGCCACCTACGGCCGCGGGCTGATCAGCCAGGGCGAGCTGGCCGCGGGCCAGCGGGCCCTGACCAGCTCGGTGCGCGCGCAGCCCACGCTCGAGGCCCTCGAGATGCTCGGCACCGTCGCGCTCAAGACCGGGGTCGCCAGCGCGGCCCGCGGCTACTACGAGCAGGCGGTCGCGCTGCCGGGCGATCGGCCGGCCGAGCAGTACGCCCGCGCCAAGCTGCTGCGCCTGGCCGGCGACGCCGCGGCCGCCGCCGGCGACGCCGACGCCGCGCGCGGGCACTACGCCGAGGCGCTGTCGCTGTGGGCCGATCTGGGCCAGCGGCTCGAGCTGCCGCCCAACCTCGCCGGCGAGCGGCTGGTCGAGAGCGGCAAGCTGTTCTGGGCGCTGGACAAGCCCGACGACGGCGCCGAGCTGATGACCAGCGCCAGCGCGGTCGATCCCGACGGCGCCGACACGCACATCCAGGCGGTCGCGTTCCTGCTGCTGCACGGTCAGTACGACCGCGCGCGCGACACCTTCTACCAGGCGCTGGCCAGCGAGCGGATCGGCGACTACTACAAGGTCTACATCGCGCTGTGGATCCTGGCCGAGGGCCGGCGGCTCGGCCGCGCCGACGACGACCAGGCCCAGGCCTACCTGGCCGGCCGCGACGGCCCGCTCTGGTACGACGAGATCGCGCGGCTCGCCACCGGCCGGCGCAGCGTCGGCGACCTGACCGCGCGCGCCGCGACCCGCGCGCGCCAGACCGAGCTGGCGTACTACGCCGCCGTGCTCGATCCGGCCAGGCCCGACGCCAGCGCGCTGCTCGAGGACGTGGTCGCGTCGGAGCTGGTGCTGTTCTTCGAGTACGACATGGCGCGCCACCGGCTGGGCCGTGGGCCCTGACGTCGCGGGTCGCGCCGCGCGCGCGGCCGACCTGGCGCACCTGGGCGCGCGCCTGCGCGCGGCCCTGACGCCGCGCGCGGTCACGACCTGCCTCGGCGTCAGCGCGATCACCGGCGTGCCGCTCGCCCGGGCGGCGATGCCGACGCCGTGCCCGCCCGCGGCGGCGCCGATCTGGCTGTGGTGCGCGGGCTGCCCGGCGCCGGCCGCGGCGCTGGCGCGGGCGCTGGGCGACACCGCCGTGGCGACCGCGATCGCGGCCGACCTGGCCGCGCGCGACGGAGATCAGCTGCGCCCGCGGGTGCGCCTGGCGCCGGTCGGCGCGGGCCTGGTGGTGTGCGACCTGGCCGACCGCGCCGACGACGACGCGGTGCCGTGGCCCGACGACTCGACGCTGCACCTGGCGAGCTGTCTGCCGCGGATCCTGCCGGGGCCGTGGCTCGACGTCGGCGCCGGCCCGGCCGCGCTGGCCCTGGCGGCCGGGCCGAGCCGCGCGCGCGTGCGCGCCACCGACGTCAACGTCGCCGCCCTGGCCCTCGCGACCCGGGGGCTGGCGCTGGCCGGCCGCGACGACGTCGAGGTCGCCGAGGCCGAGCTGGTCACCGGCGCCGACGCCGGCTGGCGGCTGATCACGATGAACGCGCCGATCCCCGTCGCGGCGGGCCTGGCGGCGGCCGGGTCGCGCTGGCACCACAGCGTCGATGATCTGGTGCCGCGGCTGTGGCGCACCGCCGCCGCGCTGCTCGACGGCGACGGCGAGCTCCTGGTCCACGGCGTCGATGACGACGACGACGCCTGGGCGCCGCCGCCGGCCGCCGGTGGCACGGTCACGATCGCGCGCTACGGCCCGGTCGCCCGCCGCGGGTTCGCCGTGACGCGCTGGCGTCCGCACGGCCCGGCCCTGCGTCGGCGCGGCCGGGTCGCGCTCGGGCCCGGCCGGCCGTACGTGCTCCGCGCCGACCTCGATGCGATCGAGGGCGGCGGCGATCCGCACGCGGACCGCGACCTGCGGTAGCGTCGGGCCATGGGCACCTGGCGCGCGCTCGCGGCGATCGCCGTCGCCATCGCGACGCTGGCGTGCACGCGTACGGCGCCGCCGCCGCTGCCGGCGCCGACCGCCGAGCCCGATCGCTTCCCGCACCCGGCCCACGCCACGCTGACCTGCACGCCGTGCCACGATCAGGCGGCCGCGGTCGCGGGCGCCGTGCGGGTGCCGGGCTCCGACGACCACGCCGCCTGCGACGCCGCCGCGTGCCACGGCCCGGCCTTCATGGCGCCGCCGGACGCGCTGTGCCGGGTCTGCCACGTCGCGGTCGACCCGACCCGCACCGGGGCCTCGCCGCTGCGCCCGTACCCGGCGGTCGACGGCCTGCGGTCGCTGCCGTCGCGGTTCTCGCACGCGGTCCACCTCGACAACGCCACGATCGAGGACGCGGTCGGCTTCAACGTCGCGTGCACCGACTGTCACGAGGTCGACGCCGACGGCCGCCCGGCCACCGCCGGGCACCGCGCGTGCGCGCGCTGCCACGCCGACGAGGTCGGCCTGGTCGACGCGCCGGCGATGTCGACCTGCGCCGCCTGCCACCTCACCGGCGTCGCCGCGCGCACGCCCCGGCGCATGATCGTGCGCGACGTGCGCTTCGATCACGGCCGCCACCGCGCCGACGCGCGCGGCGCGGTGATCTCCTGCTCGACCTGCCACCGCGACAGCCGCACCGCCGACCGCGACGGCCGGCTCCCCAAGCCGGTGCTGGCGGCGTGCGTGGCCTGCCACGACGACCCGGCCCGGGTGCCGATCACCAAGCGCATGCGGGTGTGCGAGACCTGCCACGCGTCGATCGCGCTGACCTTCGGCGCGCTCGCGCCGCGATCCCACCTGCCCGACACCGAGCGGCCCGTCGACCACACGCTCGCGTTCCGGCGCGATCACGCGGCCGAGGCCGCCGATGGGCGGCGCTGCGCCGGCTGTCACACGATGATGTCGGGCGCGCGCGAGGCCTCGTGCGACGAGTGCCACCAGGTCATGCGCCCCAGCGATCACAACCTGACCTGGCGCGAGCTCGATCACGGCGCGCCGGCGATCGCCGATCGCGACCGCTGCGCCACCTGCCACGTCGCCGACGCGTGCAGCGCGTGCCACCAGCAGCGCCCGCGCTCGCACGGCCCCTTCGGCACCTTCGGCAGCGGCGACCACGGCGATCTGGCCCGGCAGAACCCGGCCACGTGCATCACCTGCCACGACATCGCCGCCGACTGCCAGCCCTGCCACAGCGGTGCTCGGTGAGCCGACCGTGGCTGACCGTGGCGGGCGTGGCGCTCGCGATCGCCCCGGCCGCGGCCGAGCGTCCGCCCCGGCTGCCGCCGACCTTGCCGGTCGCGCGCATGCCGACCACGCTGACGATGCGGCTCGCGCCGACCCCACCGCCGCCTGCGCCGGCGCCGCCACGTCCGCGCCGCCGCCGGGCCGCGCCGGCCCGCCGTGAGCCGGCGCCGCCGCGGGTCACCGCGCAGCTCGCGATCGGCATGGCGGTCGACGGCGCCGCGCTCCGCACCGCGGGCGACGCGCCCACCCCCGGCGTCACCGTCGGCGGCGCGCCCTTCACCGAGGGCGTCGACTACCGCGCCGCCCGCGCCTACGGTTTCGGCGAGGCGTTCCTGGGCAGCCGCGGCCTGGTCGTGCCCGGCATCTCCGCCTACCTCGCGTCGCGGTTCCGGCTGGCCCCGACGATCGCGTCGACGCCGCCGATCGTCGACGCCTGGGACAAGATCGATCCGCTGCAGGTGCGCGCGGCCTGGACCGAGGCCGACGGGGTGATCGACTCCGGCGCGCTGCGGACGCTGCGCATCCGCGGCGGCCGCCAGTACGTCTACGGGCCCGCGGTCGCGCACCTCGACGGCCTGGCGGCGACGTGGTCGACGTCGTGGCTGCGCACCAGCGTGTACCTGGGCAGCCGCGTGCCCGACTGGGACAGCGGCGAGCTCGCGACGGCGCCGCGGCAGCTCATCACCGGCGGCGAGGTCGCGGTGACGCTGCGGCAGGGGCCGCGGCCGCTGGCGGTGCGCGTCCGCGCGCTGCGCTACGCCGACGCCAGCCACAGCGACGTCACGGTCGACTGGACCCCGCGCCCGGACGTGGCGCTCGCGCTGACGTCGCGCCTCGCCGGCCGCGAGGTCGCGCGCCACCACGCCAGCATGCGCGTCCGGGTCTCGGCCGAGACCCGGCTGGTGTTCGACGCGGATCTGCGCCGCCGCGCCGACTGGGTCTGGGACTACGACCTGCGCGACGACGACCCCGGCCGGCCGCGCCGCTACCTCGACCTGGGGCCGCGCCTGCCGCGCACGACCGTGCGCGGGCGCGCCGGCACGGTGCTGCTCGACAACATCGACGCGCTGGTCTTCGGCGGGCTCGCCTTCGACGGCCGCGGGGTCGACCCGACGCCGAGCTTCACCAGCGCCGGGTGGGTCGAGGGCGGCGGCGCGCTCGAGATCCGGATGCGGCGCACGGTGGCGCTGACCTTGACCGGCCTGGCCCGGGTGTACAGCCGGGTCGACGCGGCCCCGGCCGCGGTCGTGACCGACGAGGAGGACCAGATCCAGGCGCTGGCGTGGCCGACCCGGAACGTCGGCGAGCGCAACTTGATCGAGGGTGGCGCGCAGGTCCGGTTCACCGGCGGCGCGCGCAAGTTCTCGGTCAGCGGCGAGCTCTACGCCCGCCGCACGCGCTACGCGCAGCTGTACGTCGACGACGCGGACGTGTCCCCGGCCCCCGAGATGACCGATCCCCTCGACGACACCACCGTCCATGGCGGCGGGCGGTTCGTGTTCGAGGCCTGGATCTCGCCGCGCATGCGCGTGCGCAGCGAGTACGAGCTGTCGAGCCGGTTCGCCAGCGCCCCCGAGATCGCCGGGCTCAAGGCGCTGCGCATCGTCGCCGAGGGCCGCTACTGATGCGGGCCTGGCCGTGCGTGCTCGCGCTCGGCGCGCTGCTCGCGCTGGCGCGCCCGGCGCGCGCCGATCAGCCGATCGGGTTCGATCACCCGATCCACGAGGGCAAGGTCGTGGTCCAGGGCGGCGCCGAGGTCGGCTGCGCCAGCTGCCACCCCATCACCGCGCGCGGCGCGCTGATCGGGCGCCCGGACCACCGGGCCTGCTTCGGCGCGTGCCACGGCCCGGCGCCGACCCGG belongs to Myxococcales bacterium and includes:
- a CDS encoding methyltransferase, producing MGPDVAGRAARAADLAHLGARLRAALTPRAVTTCLGVSAITGVPLARAAMPTPCPPAAAPIWLWCAGCPAPAAALARALGDTAVATAIAADLAARDGDQLRPRVRLAPVGAGLVVCDLADRADDDAVPWPDDSTLHLASCLPRILPGPWLDVGAGPAALALAAGPSRARVRATDVNVAALALATRGLALAGRDDVEVAEAELVTGADAGWRLITMNAPIPVAAGLAAAGSRWHHSVDDLVPRLWRTAAALLDGDGELLVHGVDDDDDAWAPPPAAGGTVTIARYGPVARRGFAVTRWRPHGPALRRRGRVALGPGRPYVLRADLDAIEGGGDPHADRDLR
- a CDS encoding cytochrome c3 family protein, which encodes MGTWRALAAIAVAIATLACTRTAPPPLPAPTAEPDRFPHPAHATLTCTPCHDQAAAVAGAVRVPGSDDHAACDAAACHGPAFMAPPDALCRVCHVAVDPTRTGASPLRPYPAVDGLRSLPSRFSHAVHLDNATIEDAVGFNVACTDCHEVDADGRPATAGHRACARCHADEVGLVDAPAMSTCAACHLTGVAARTPRRMIVRDVRFDHGRHRADARGAVISCSTCHRDSRTADRDGRLPKPVLAACVACHDDPARVPITKRMRVCETCHASIALTFGALAPRSHLPDTERPVDHTLAFRRDHAAEAADGRRCAGCHTMMSGAREASCDECHQVMRPSDHNLTWRELDHGAPAIADRDRCATCHVADACSACHQQRPRSHGPFGTFGSGDHGDLARQNPATCITCHDIAADCQPCHSGAR